Proteins from a genomic interval of Gadus morhua chromosome 19, gadMor3.0, whole genome shotgun sequence:
- the LOC115532634 gene encoding golgin subfamily A member 6-like protein 22, with amino-acid sequence MRAGEERATGITKSQPEKRVQPRDQSEKKTLSIDNQPQSIKNTKSAINDLFKEMQDRVSQGKGNTGRVIDFRKFLKRPDRPPPPPPAAPRRKASPPPPRLVKRKVEVDLLKLCWGESWKTLKPTKRGRCHQTSSLRSTISPGRRSRAGAARGGEEEASPGWTDSWKLVKPSPAPPGPTGVGEGQAWEVVTESRSLGRYQPRVGGYCLPVWATTWKTMIFVFRQQKPWWDREWPSRPPPEPQDKTPQLLALETQCERPDWQQAWRMSVTAPPADTEPPAGTTKMADVFLPGWNSAWRLAGAHPTSDEGAEPRNWNDLSWKLRPQSRWCMPSLTSQHHHANALEKSRLAASFLLTQSLKTEGEDEEEGEEEEMEEETEEETEEEETEEEEETEEEEEEETEEEEERQEGSMKVLRLRFREFGAAWRSSSWRAFHRPEEKEEVDSGWRSAWRLHREVQANSVQEEVLLLRGRGLWADDGLPDLKEWKKSWRYAAKEEEEEEEGDEKVEEENKIEEVKPWWRSSRYAEEKQVQEEEEEEEEETEQEEEEDEKVEEEENKIEEVKPWWRSSRYTEEKQVKEEEEEEEEETEQEEEEDEKVEEEENKIEEVKPWWRSSRYAGEKEQLKEKEEEKEEEDEEVEEEKVEEVKEWRRNWRQAREKDEETVEEEKEEETEKEEEEKDEETDQEEEEEVEEEEEANEIEEVKPWWRSSRYAGEKEEEETEKEEKEEEETEQDEEEEEEEDGEEEKVEEVKDCRRNWRKAGEKDKEIEEQGQEEETEKEEEEDKEVGEEDKLEEVVPWWRSSRYQREKEEVKEKEEEKEEEEVELEDEKEREDGEEEVKEREENDEEGATEEKGKGEDQLEEKMKDWRRSWRSQ; translated from the exons atgagggctggggaggagagagccaCAGGCATCACCAAGAGCCAACCGGAGAAAAGAGTCCAGCCAAGGGACCAATCGGAAAAGAAAACTCTGAGCATTGACAACCAACCACAGAGCATCAAGAACACCAAGTCGGCCATCAATGA CCTCTTTAAGGAAATGCAGGACCGGGTGTCCCAGGGGAAGGGGAACACGGGCAGGGTCATAGACTTCAGGAAGTTCCTGAAACGGCCCGAcagacctcctccccccccccctgctgcgcCTCGTCGCAAGGcgtccccgcccccgccccggctggtgaagaggaaggtggaggtggacctGCTGAAGCTCTGCTGGGGGGAGTCGTGGAAGACCCTCAAGCCGACCaagagggggcgctgtcacCAAACCTCCTCGCTGAGGAGCACCATCAGCCCGGGCAGGAGGTCCCGGGCAGGAGCCGCCaggggcggggaggaggaggccagccCGGGATGGACAGACTCCTGGAAACTG GTGAAGCCCAGCCCAGCGCCTCCCGGCCCCACCGGCGTGGGGGAGGGCCAGGCGTGGGAGGTGGTGACAGAGAGCCGGTCCCTGGGCAGGTATCAGCCGCGGGTGGGGGGCTACTGCCTCCCCGTGTGGGCCACGACCTGGAAGACCATGATCTTTGTGTTCAGGCAGCAGAAGCCATGGTGGGACAGGGAGTGGCCCAGCCGGCCCCCCCCTGAACCACAGGACAAGACCCCCCAGCTGCTGGCCTTGGAGACACAG TGTGAGCGTCCCGACTGGCAGCAGGCCTGGAGAATGTCTGTAACTGCTCCGCCGGCCGACACAGAACCCCCAGCTGGgacaaccaagatggccgacGTCTTTCTCCCAGGTTGGAACTCTGCCTGGCGACTGGCAGGAGCTCACCCTACTTCAGACGAGGGTGCAGAGCCAAGGAACTGGAACGACCTGTCCTGGAAGCTCCGCCCACAGAGCAG ATGGTGTATGCCATCACTAACTTCCCAGCATCACCATGCCAACGCTTTAGAGAAGAGCCGATTGGCTGCCAGCTTCCTTCTGACTCAGTCCCTCAAG acagagggggaggacgaggaagagggcgaggaagaggagatggaagaggagacagaagaggagacagaagaggaggagacagaagaggaggaggagactgaagaggaggaggaggaggagactgaagaggaggaggagaggcaggagggcTCCATGAAGGTTCTTCGTCTGCGGTTCCGTGAGTTTGGTGCGGCGTGGAGGAGCAGTTCCTGGCGGGCGTTCCACCgcccggaggagaaggaggaggtggactccGGCTGGAGGAGCGCCTGGAGGCTCCACAGGGAGGTGCAGGCTAACAGCGTGCAGGAGGAAGTGCTGCTcctcagggggcggggcctctggGCCGATGATGGCCTTCCAGACCTCAAAGAGTGGAAGAAGAGCTGGAGATACGCagcaaaggaggaggaag aggaggaggagggagacgagaAGGTCgaggaggaaaataaaatagaagAAGTGAAGCCATGGTGGAGGAGCTCAAGATACGCAGAAGAAAAGCAGgtacaggaggaggaagaggaggaggaggaagaaacagagcaggaggaggaggaagacgagaaggtggaggaggaggaaaataaaatagaagAAGTGAAGCCATGGTGGAGGAGCTCGAGATACACAGAAGAGAAGCAggtaaaggaggaggaagaggaggaggaggaagaaacagagcaggaggaggaggaagacgagaaggtggaggaggaggaaaataaaatagaagAAGTGAAGCCATGGTGGAGGAGCTCGAGGTATGCAGGAGAGAAGGAGCAGTtgaaggaaaaggaggaggagaaagaagaagaggacgaggaggtggaagaggagaaggtggaggaagtgAAAGAGTGGAGGAGGAACTGGAGACAGGCgagagagaaggatgaggaaactgtggaggaggagaaggaggaggagacagaaaaggaggaagaggagaaggatgaggagacagaccaggaggaggaggaagaggtggaagaggaggaggaggcaaatGAAATAGAAGAAGTGAAGCCATGGTGGAGGAGCTCGAGATATGCaggagaaaaagaggaagaggagacagagaaagaggagaaggaggaggaagagacagagcaggatgaggaggaagaggaggaggaggatggggaagaggagaaggtggaggaggtgaaagaTTGTAGGAGGAATTGGAGAAAGGCAGGAGAGAAGGATAAGGAGATTGAGGagcaggggcaggaggaggagacagagaaggaggaggaggaagataaagaggtgggggaggaagatAAACTAGAAGAAGTGGTGCCGTGGTGGAGGAGCTCGAGATAccaaagagagaaggaggaggtgaaggaaaaggaggaggagaaagaagaggaggaggtggaactGGAGgatgagaaagaaagggaggatggggaagaggaggtgaaggagagggaggaaaatgATGAAGAGGGAGCAacagaggagaaggggaagggggaggatcAATTAGAGGAGAAGATGAAGgattggaggaggagctggagatcccaa
- the LOC115532633 gene encoding cilia- and flagella-associated protein 251-like: EETEQDGEDEEEVEEEENKEEEVVPWWRSSRYAREKERVKEKEEEKEEEDEKDGEEDGEAGKVEEVKDEEETEQDEEEEEKELEEAKIEEEEKEEEAEEETEKDGEEEREVEEEENKLEEVVPSWWSSRYAGEKEEVKEKKEDKEEELMKEWRKDWRQAGEKVEEEHEEEEEEQDEEEEKEVEEEEIEEEGKKEEQNDEEGATEEIGRQRSGSRFLLLDRDEE; the protein is encoded by the exons gaggagacagagcaggatggggaggacgaggaagaggtggaggaggaggaaaataaaGAAGAAGAGGTGGTGCCGTGGTGGAGGAGCTCGAGATAtgcaagagagaaggagagggtgaaggaaaaggaggaggagaaagaagaggaggatgagaaagatggggaggaggatggggaagcggggaaggtggaggaggtgaaagatgaagaggagacagagcaggatgaggaagaggaagagaaagagttgGAGGAGGCAAAGattgaagaggaggagaaggaggaggaggctgaggaggagacagagaaggatggggaggaagagagagaggtggaggaggaggaaaataaaCTAGAAGAAGTGGTGCCGTCGTGGTGGAGCTCGAGGTAcgcaggagagaaggaggaggtgaaggaaaaGAAGGAGGACAAAGAAGAGGAGCTGATGAAAGAGTGGAGGAAGGACTGGAGACAGGCaggagagaaggtggaggaggagcacgaggaggaggaggaagagcaggatgaggaggaagagaaagaggtggaggaggaagagattgaagaggaggggaagaaggaggagcaaaATGATGAAGAGGGAGCAACAGAGGAG ATTGGGCGGCAGAGGTCGGGGTCTAGGTTCCTTCTGCTCGACAGAGATGAAGAGTAG